A segment of the Zonotrichia albicollis isolate bZonAlb1 chromosome Z, bZonAlb1.hap1, whole genome shotgun sequence genome:
ATGGGGGACAGTGCTCTTTGGCCCTGTGGCCGCCTCATCCACTCAGGCACGGATCTCCAAAGCCGACCCTTGCTCCAGGGCCACAGCCACGGCAGCAGGCACAACAGAAAGGGCAaagcccttccctggcaccAACTTCTCCACTGAGCCTTCCTTGCCTGCCTTGCTGCCGGCTCCTCCCtaacacagcagcaggagcacctgccTCCGTGCAAGGACACACTCAGGCCTCCAAGGCCCAcgtgcacacacagccccttgaGCACTGCCACCGCCTCAGGCCATTGACCGCAGGAGGGGAAACGCCAGCGCCCGCCCACTGACATCACCGCACACCCCTTGCAACCACAAAAGGAAAACGGTGGCGCAGATGAAAATAAAGGCAAGCCACCAAGTGAAAGGAAAAGTGACcacagccaccagcagggcCTTGCAGGTGGAAAGCATGCCTGGGCACAAAGACAGACTCAGCACCACAGCACGCACCGCACAGCTGGCCCGGCAGGTGAAAGGGAACAGCCAAGAGCCCTCTCCACCGCACCTGACCACGACGTCTCCCAGCCAGAACTTTCACAAGCCCGGCACACCGCTGCCACCACAATCCCCAACCACGGACACCCCAACCAAACACTTCCCCAAAACCAATACAGCCACCAGTAGAGACTGGAAACTACAGGCAGAAACTCCGGACAATCAGAAAGCGATGAAGGGAAAGCTGCCTTGCATACAAAGCCCCGCACCCGGAGGCACCCCAagcacagccaccagcagcaccagccagcctcaccaggctcctcctgcccagcagcacccaaCAGCGCCCGCAGACTCACCATGCCGGCGCCCACAGCCTCAGCGCCACGCCTGCCGCACGCCGCCCCGgcgctcctgctcctcctcaccgCTCTGgccagcagcctggcctgccAACACCTCTGGACGCACGAGGACACCTTCCCCGGCGACGCTCTCCGCCTCCTCCAGGACATGGCTGTCggccacacacagccctgccacctGACAGAGCCGCCCTTCTTCCCCGCCGGCCTGCTCCACAACAACCTGCAGCCGCACCAAGCCGCCGCCACCGCCCTGCGCATCCTGCAGCACCTCTTCCACACCCTCAGCTCCAACAGCACCCGCCAGCACTGGCCCAGCCACGCTCGCAACCACCTCCTCAACAAGCTGCAGCACCACATCCACCACCTGGAGCAATGCCTCCCCGACAACGCCGCGCCCTTCAAAGGACCACGCAACCCGCTGCTCGCCATCAACAAGTACTTCAGGGACATCCACCTCTTCCTGCACGCCCACAACCACAGCGCCTGCGCCTGGGACCACGTCCGCCTCGAAGCTCGTGCCTCTCTACAGCACCTCCACAACCTCACACGCACCATGCGCCGCTAGCGCCAACACCCACACACCCAGACACACCTACGCCCCAAAGCCACCTCCAACCCCACCTGGGCCTCCTCTCACCTGGCACCGCACGCAGCCCTGAGGCAGCCGCACGGCACCCGCAGCCTTCAACCGCTGCATCTCCAGCCATTCAGCTGCTCCTACTCAGATCCACAAAAGACTTTCTCCACTTATTTATAGACTGatatgtttatttatttctttatttatataatttatctcattatttatgtatttatttttctaccTCTTCACTTGTTTATGCCACGACAAATAAAGACTTATGACAAAACACTTGCCACTgcctctcctctctccagcaCTGCAACCACTCTTTGCCACCGGGGAAAGCCATCTCCACCCAACACACACTCCAAGCCCTGCTCCAAACAGCCCCCGACCACTCTTCTCAATGGCCCCTGCCcaagcagcatcctgcaccAGCCTCTGAGCACAAACACTGCCAGTCTTTGGCCAACAccaccaaacagcaccaaaaaGATGAACACCCGCAGGCCGCTGAGGAGCACCGTTGCACCTCATCTGCTTTAACCACACCTTGCTCCATCCGCCCAATCCATGCCTCTCTGACGCACAGACGAGGATGTCGTGCGCGACACTGTCAAACATTCGCACAAAGCCAGGAACACAAGGTCACGTTGCTCGCCCCTCTCCACCACTGCTGTGGAGCCCTAACCATAGAACAGCACCAAAACCACCAGGAATGGCGATTCTGCACTTTGGAATGccatgctccctgctcccaatcACCCCTTGCTTCTCCACTGGCCTTAGCACAGTCTCCCGCAGAAGCAGCCTCATCTTCTTGcctgacacagagctcagcctcaCTGCTCCGGAGCTCCCACACtcttctgcttttccctgtCTAAGACAGGGAGTTCTGTTTCTCATCTCCCACTTCTTGGGCACTTCCACTGACAGACACCAGGTTTCAAAACCCATCCACATTGGCCTACCAACTCCACCTCAAAGTTCCCTCAGGACTCATGCATTCGCCTCTTCATGTGTCATCCACCTGGACACCTTCAGGTCGCTAAGAGGGTCTCAAACTCGACCCTCTCCTACACTGGCCTGGGGTCTCCATTCTTCAGGCAGGGCTCTCAGCATTCGCCTTGTGCGACTTCAGCAGCGTGCCTGGAGAGGGCTGACACACAAGGCTACAAACACCCACTCCTCTCCACAGCCTCTTTGCCCCAAAGGCACAGAACCTTCAAATCCCATGATCCGCTCCTAGCAACCATCCGACCATAATCCATGAGGCCAGGGTGATCATGCCAATGCAGATCTCTGCACACCCCAAACGCCTCTCCACTACTCCCCAGCTTTTGGGCGCTTTTGGAAAGGCATCTGAAACTACTGGCAAACCTTCACTACTCCAGCCACAGAAGTCCAGCCCCCGCAGCCTTGCTCACACCCGATGTCCTCTAGACTCCTGTGCCTCTTCAGAGCCATCCCCTCCAAGGATGCCACACCTCTCACGGACTAACGAGCCCTGAACAGGACACACTCTTGCAGGAAAGGGCTCTGGCAATGCCAAAACACACCACCATTGCTTTCATGGGGGACAGTGCTCTTTGGCCCTGTGGCCGCCTCATCCACTCAGGCACGGATCTCCAAAGCCAACCCTTGCTCCAGGGCCACAGCCACGGCAGCAGGCACAACAGAAAGGGCAaagcccttccctggcaccAACTTCTCCACTGAGCCTTCCTTGCCTGCCTTGGTGCCGGCTCCTCCCtaacacagcagcaggagcacctgccTCCGTGCAAGGACACACTCAGGCCTCCAAGGCCCAcgtgcacacacagccccttgaACACTGCCACCGCCTCAGGCCATTGACCGCAGGAGGGGAAACGCCAGCGCCCGCCCACTGACATCACCGCACACCCCTTGCAACCACAAAAGGAAAACGGTGGCGCAGATGAAAATAAAGGCAAGCCACCAAGTGAAAGGAAAAGTGACcacagccaccagcagggcCTTGCAGGTGGAAAGCATGCCTGGGCACAAAGACAGACTCAGCACCACAGCACGCACCGCACAGCTGGCCCGGCAGGTGAAAGGGAACAGCCAAGAGCCCTCTCCACCGCACCTGACCACGACGTCTCCCAGCCAGAACTTTCACAAGCCCGGCACACCGCTGCCACCACAATCCCCAACCAGGGACACCCCAACCAAACACTTCCCCAAAACCAATACAGCCACCAGTAGAGACTGGAAACTACAGGCAGAAACTCCGGACAATCAGAAAGCGATGAAGGGAAAGCTGCCTTGCATACAAAGCCCCGCACCC
Coding sequences within it:
- the LOC141727017 gene encoding interferon-like, whose translation is MPAPTASAPRLPHAAPALLLLLTALASSLACQHLWTHEDTFPGDALRLLQDMAVGHTQPCHLTEPPFFPAGLLHNNLQPHQAAATALRILQHLFHTLSSNSTRQHWPSHARNHLLNKLQHHIHHLEQCLPDNAAPFKGPRNPLLAINKYFRDIHLFLHAHNHSACAWDHVRLEARASLQHLHNLTRTMRR